One stretch of Pelmatolapia mariae isolate MD_Pm_ZW linkage group LG3_W, Pm_UMD_F_2, whole genome shotgun sequence DNA includes these proteins:
- the LOC134623811 gene encoding putative nuclease HARBI1, translating into MDRVVVAVAAGILYLQAETQAAQLRRRIRERRARMKMRERRRALMACLLHWKQGKSAAKIYTQIDYILSIYFTGADLQQAFRLSRASVNMLLQMLPREKQHGWNHEIEVLVTICWLACGASYRVTADIFSMPVATVCRIVHNVIEEMMGILHHVIHFPKAEEMDEVGAGFARLAGNEAFRCTAGAIDGCHICILPPREPHRRSYINRKLFPSIVLQGICDSRGAFLDVYIGHCGSVDDALVLRRSPMYKQALYPPAGYYLLGDGGYPCLRHPVAIMTPYHQPVSTPVEERFNRHHAKARNIIERTFGILKTRWRSIFLRALVIRPLFAPKVVGACCILHNICVATDDVCQEEGDEEGAQAGPEAETEGTGVDRELSGACIRARLAARLSAPEQLPACLFEHDYI; encoded by the exons atggATCGGGTGGTTGTCGCAGTTGCTGCCGGCATTCTGTACCTTCAGGCTGAAACCCAAGCAGCGCAACTGAGAAGACGGATCCGGGAGAGAAGAGCCAGGATGAAGATGAGGGAGAGGAGACGTGCCTTGATGGCGTGCCTACTTCACTGG aaaCAGGGGAAAAGCGCagcaaaaatatatacacaaatTGATTACATCCTTTCAATCTACTTTACTGGAGCTGACCTACAACAAGCCTTCAGACTGTCAAGAGCAAGCGTTAACATGCTGTTGCAAATGCTCCCCCGGGAAAAACAACACGGATGGAACCACGAAATTGAGGTGCTAGTGACCATTTGCTGGCTGGCCTGTGGAGCCTCATACCGAGTGACAGCAGACATCTTTAGCATGCCAGTAGCAACAGTGTGCAGGATTGTCCACAATGTCATAGAGGAAATGATGGGAATTCTGCATCACGTCATTCATTTCCCAAAGGCAGAAGAGATGGATGAGGTTGGGGCAGGCTTTGCACGCCTTGCTGGCAATGAGGCATTCCGTTGCACAGCTGGTGCAATTGATGGATGCCACATCTGCATTCTTCCACCTAGGGAACCACATAGGAGGTCATACATCAATAGGAAACTGTTTCCCTCTATCGTGCTGCAGGGTATCTGTGACTCCAGAGGTGCGTTCCTAGATGTGTACATTGGTCATTGCGGATCTGTGGATGATGCACTGGTATTGCGAAGATCCCCAATGTACAAACAGGCCCTGTATCCACCAGCAGGCTACTACCTCCTGGGAGATGGAGGATACCCTTGCCTTAGGCACCCAGTGGCAATAATGACCCCATATCACCAGCCTGTGTCAA CTCCAGTTGAAGAAAGGTTCAATCGGCACCACGCCAAGGCCAGAAACATCATAGAGCGTACCTTTGGCATCCTCAAAACACGCTGGCGCTCCATTTTCTTGCGAGCCCTTGTGATCCGGCCTCTGTTTGCTCCCAAAGTTGTGGGAGCTTGCTGCATCCTCCACAACATCTGTGTGGCAACAGATGACGTCTGCCAAGAAGAAGGAGATGAGGAGGGAGCACAAGCAGGACCAGAAGCCGAAACAGAAGGCACAGGCGTGGACAGGGAGCTTTCAGGAGCTTGTATCCGAGCCAGGCTTGCTGCACGACTGTCTGCTCCTGAACAGCTGCCTGCATGTCTGTTTGAACATGACTACATCTAG